The genomic window CGTGCGTTTCAGGAAGAACCCGCCTTTGAGGTACGGGTTTGTGTTACCGGTCAGCATCGTGAAATGCTCGATCAGGTCTTGTCCTTTTTTGAGATTACCCCCGAATATGATCTCAATCTTATGAAGCCGAATCAGACCCTCTTCTCACTCACGGCCGATGTCCTTACGGGGCTGGAACCCATTATCGACTCCTTCAAGCCGGAATTACTCTGGGTTCAGGGAGATACCACTACGGTTATGGCGGGCTCCCTTGCGGGGTTTTACAAACAGATTCCCGTGGCACATCTGGAAGCAGGGCTTCGTTCGGGAAATCGTTTCTCCCCCTTTCCCGAAGAGATAAACCGAAAGGTGACCGGCCATATTGCAGACTACCACTTTGCTCCTACGGCCCGGGCCGTAGAAAATCTTGCCGCCGAGGGTATTTCTCAGAAGGTGTGGCAGGTGGGAAATACGGTCACCGATGCCTTGCTCTTAGGGCTCAATATTATCTCAGAGCGGGGTGAATCTCCCTATGAACAGGCCTTTGCCGAGATGGGCGTTGATTTCTCAAAACGGGTTATTCTCGTTACGGGGCATCGCCGGGAATCCTTCGGTGGTGCCTTTGAGCAAATGTGTTCTGCCATGAAAGAGATAGCCCAAACCTATGCGGATGTTCAGTTGGTATATCCGGTGCATCTCAACCCTAATGTGCGAACCGTGGTGCAGGAGGTATTATCCGGGCTTTCCAATGTTATTCTCATTGATCCCCTTGACTATCCCTCGCTGATTTGGCTCATGAATCGATCTTTCATGGTACTCACCGATTCCGGCGGTATTCAAGAGGAAGCCCCCACCTTGGGCAAACCTGTTCTCGTTATGCGCGATGTAACGGAACGACAGGAAGGGGTTGAGGCCGGCACGGCAAAACTTGTGGGGACATCGAAGGAGGTTATTCTCCGAGAAGCCTGTGCGCTTCTGGACAGTACAGAGGCCTACACAAAAATGGCCAATGCGGTAAACCCCTATGGAGATGGAACCACAAGTTCACAGATTGTACGGATTGTAAAAAAGGAGCTCCTCTCCCCAGATCGTACCACACCGCCGGCTACGGAGTAGCACGGAACCACCCGTCTTTGTTCAAAACAGGGCGGAGACGGGTAGGGCTCTGTTACTGCTGTGGAGCCGCGGGGATGAGGAAACAAGAGGGAGTGTATGAAC from Chitinivibrio alkaliphilus ACht1 includes these protein-coding regions:
- the wecB gene encoding non-hydrolyzing UDP-N-acetylglucosamine 2-epimerase, coding for MRVLFVYGTRPEAIKMAPLVRAFQEEPAFEVRVCVTGQHREMLDQVLSFFEITPEYDLNLMKPNQTLFSLTADVLTGLEPIIDSFKPELLWVQGDTTTVMAGSLAGFYKQIPVAHLEAGLRSGNRFSPFPEEINRKVTGHIADYHFAPTARAVENLAAEGISQKVWQVGNTVTDALLLGLNIISERGESPYEQAFAEMGVDFSKRVILVTGHRRESFGGAFEQMCSAMKEIAQTYADVQLVYPVHLNPNVRTVVQEVLSGLSNVILIDPLDYPSLIWLMNRSFMVLTDSGGIQEEAPTLGKPVLVMRDVTERQEGVEAGTAKLVGTSKEVILREACALLDSTEAYTKMANAVNPYGDGTTSSQIVRIVKKELLSPDRTTPPATE